In one Poecilia reticulata strain Guanapo linkage group LG8, Guppy_female_1.0+MT, whole genome shotgun sequence genomic region, the following are encoded:
- the kcna7 gene encoding potassium voltage-gated channel subfamily A member 1 produces MDNQDKRGGDEGQTEEKQKADELSDEQKVSKDKYNKLEKESSEKEVHGEVRRASRRPCKSGWDLTERLAINVSGMRYETQLRTLAQFPDSLLGDPRRRLRYYDPLRNELFLDRNRVCFDAVLYFYQSGGRLRRPANIPLDMFLDELHFYELGEDIIDRFKEDEGFAKEEESPLPPKEWQQKIWMLFEYPESSGGARIIAIISVMVIVLSILIFCLETLPEFRHEKERREQYTTTPHPTIPNATILVPPKFSPFQDPFFIVETICICWFSFELIMRFISAPNKISFFKDIMNIIDFLAILPFFVTVGTEMAKDKDTPPSVSLALIRIIRLVRVFRIFKLSRHSKGLQILGQTLKASLRELALLIFFLFIGVILFSSAVYFAEVDSPDTMFTSIPESFWWAVVTMTTVGYGDMVPMTVGGKLVGSMCAIAGVLTISLPVPVIVSNFSYFYHRGMECGDSREYHHVSTSLWEDDEENDEDNGTDQDPEFMGDHVLLHEQSRAIYPAINWNLTAEQGGRDQQGMKLPRKELQVTQV; encoded by the exons ATGGACAATCAAGACAAGCGAGGCGGAGACGAGGGGCAGacagaggagaaacaaaaagcCGATGAGCTCAGCGACGAACAAAAGGTGAGCAAAGACAAGTACAACAAGCTGGAGAAGGAGAGCAGTGAGAAGGAGGTGCATGGCGAGGTCAGGAGGGCGAGCCGCCGCCCCTGTAAGAGCGGCTGGGACTTGACTGAACGCCTGGCCATCAACGTCTCCGGGATGCGTTACGAAACCCAGCTGCGCACCCTCGCTCAGTTCCCCGACTCCCTGCTGGGCGACCCGCGGCGCCGGCTACGCTACTACGACCCGCTGCGCAACGAGCTGTTCCTGGACAGGAACCGCGTCTGCTTCGACGCCGTCCTCTACTTCTACCAGTCGGGCGGCAGGCTGCGGCGGCCCGCCAACATCCCGCTGGACATGttcctggatgagctgcacttTTACGAACTCGGCGAGGACATCATCGACCGCTTCAAGGAGGACGAGGGCTTCGccaaggaggaggagagccCCCTGCCGCCCAAAGAGTGGCAGCAGAAAATCTGGATGTTGTTTGAGTATCCCGAGTCGTCGGGTGGAGCGAGGATCATCGCCATCATCAGCGTCATGGTCATCGTCCTCTCCATCCTCATCTTCTGCCTGGAGACTCTGCCTGAGTTCAGACACGAGAAGGAGCGGCGGGAG CAATACACAACCACGCCTCACCCGACCATCCCCAACGCAACCATCCTGGTCCCGCCAAAGTTCTCCCCATTCCAGGACCCGTTCTTCATAGTCGAGACCATCTGCATCTGCTGGTTCTCCTTTGAACTCATCATGCGCTTCATCAGTGCCCCGAACAAGATCAGCTTCTTCAAGGACATCATGAACATCATCGACTTCTTGGCCATTTTGCCCTTTTTCGTCACAGTGGGCACAGAGATGGCCAAGGACAAAGACACACCGCCGTCCGTCTCCTTGGCGCTCATCAGGATCATCAGGCTGGTGAGAGTTTTCCGGATCTTCAAGCTTTCCCGTCACTCCAAAGGCCTGCAGATCCTCGGTCAGACGCTGAAGGCCAGTCTGCGAGAGCTCGCGCTCCTgatcttcttcctcttcatcgGCGTCATTCTGTTTTCTAGCGCTGTCTACTTTGCCGAGGTGGACAGTCCCGACACAATGTTTACCAGCATACCCGAGTCGTTTTGGTGGGCTGTGGTGACCATGACCACGGTGGGCTACGGGGACATGGTTCCGATGACGGTTGGGGGAAAGCTGGTTGGGTCCATGTGCGCCATTGCGGGTGTGCTCACCATCTCCTTGCCGGTTCCCGTCATCGTTTCAAACTTCAGCTACTTCTACCACCGAGGGATGGAATGCGGGGACAGCAGGGAGTACCACCACGTCTCCACATCGCTCTGGGAAGACGACGAAGAGAATGACGAAGACAACGGGACGGATCAGGATCCCGAGTTCATGGGGGATCACGTACTTCTGCATGAACAGAGCAGGGCGATATATCCGGCGATCAATTGGAACCTTactgcagaacagggaggaagAGATCAGCAAGGGATGAAATTACCTCGCAAAGAACTTCAGGTTACCCAAGTGTGA